Proteins encoded by one window of Enterobacter hormaechei subsp. xiangfangensis:
- the tsaA gene encoding tRNA (N6-threonylcarbamoyladenosine(37)-N6)-methyltransferase TrmO: MSSFQFEQIGVIRSPYKEKFAVPRQPGLVIHGSGELHLVAPYNQADAVRGLEAFSHLWVVFVFHQTMEGGWRPTVRPPRLGGNARMGVFATRSTFRPNPIGMSLVELKGIRCQKDQVILELGSLDLVDGTPVIDIKPYLPFAEALPDARASYAQDAPQADMPVHFTSEITTQISELEKRYPRLRDFIVEVLAQDPRPAYRKEEEAGKTYAVWLLDFNVRWRVTAAGFEVFALEPR, from the coding sequence ATGAGTTCATTTCAGTTCGAGCAGATAGGCGTTATCCGCTCCCCTTATAAAGAAAAGTTCGCCGTACCGCGTCAGCCGGGTCTGGTCATTCACGGCAGCGGCGAGCTTCATCTTGTCGCGCCGTATAACCAGGCCGATGCAGTGCGCGGGCTTGAGGCGTTCAGCCATTTATGGGTGGTCTTTGTGTTTCACCAGACCATGGAAGGCGGCTGGCGTCCCACTGTGCGTCCTCCTCGTCTGGGCGGAAATGCCAGAATGGGGGTCTTTGCCACCCGCTCAACCTTTCGTCCCAACCCCATCGGAATGTCGCTGGTCGAGCTGAAAGGCATACGTTGTCAGAAAGATCAGGTGATCCTGGAGTTAGGTAGCCTTGACCTGGTTGATGGCACACCGGTCATAGATATTAAGCCTTACCTGCCCTTCGCCGAAGCGCTGCCGGATGCCCGGGCAAGCTATGCTCAGGACGCACCGCAGGCAGATATGCCGGTTCACTTCACGTCTGAAATAACGACGCAAATCAGCGAGCTGGAAAAGCGTTATCCACGTCTGCGTGACTTTATCGTTGAAGTGCTGGCGCAGGACCCCCGTCCCGCCTACCGCAAAGAAGAGGAAGCCGGGAAAACGTACGCCGTCTGGCTGCTGGACTTTAACGTGCGCTGGCGCGTGACTGCGGCGGGTTTTGAAGTGTTTGCCCTGGAACCCAGGTAA
- the rcsF gene encoding Rcs stress response system protein RcsF codes for MRALPICLLALMLSGCSMLSRSPVEPVQSTATPPKAEPAKPKAPRAAPVRIITKADELVGKPFRELGEVSGESCQATNQDSPPNIPTARKRMQINASKMKANAVLLHSCEVTSGTPGCYRQAVCIGSALNITAK; via the coding sequence ATGCGTGCTTTACCGATCTGTCTTTTAGCACTGATGCTGAGCGGCTGTTCTATGCTAAGCAGATCTCCTGTTGAACCTGTTCAAAGCACTGCAACCCCGCCAAAAGCGGAGCCAGCAAAACCGAAAGCGCCTCGCGCTGCGCCGGTACGTATTATTACCAAAGCCGACGAGCTGGTCGGTAAGCCATTCCGTGAACTGGGCGAAGTGAGCGGCGAATCCTGCCAGGCAACGAATCAGGACTCTCCACCCAATATTCCGACAGCCCGCAAGCGTATGCAAATCAACGCGTCGAAAATGAAAGCCAACGCGGTGTTGCTGCACAGCTGTGAAGTCACCAGCGGCACACCAGGTTGCTATCGCCAGGCGGTATGTATCGGTTCTGCGCTTAACATTACGGCGAAATGA
- the metQ gene encoding methionine ABC transporter substrate-binding lipoprotein MetQ: MAFKFKTFAAVGALIGSLALVGCGQDEKDPNHIKVGVIVGAEQQVAEAAQKIAKEKYGLDVELVTFNDYVLPNEALSKGDIDANAFQHKPYLDQQIKDRGYKLVAVGNTFVYPIAGYSKKIKSLDELQPGSQVAVPNDPTNLGRSLLLLQKVGLIKLKEGVGLLPTVLDVTENPKNLKIVELEAPQLPRSLDDAQIALAVINTTYASQIGLTPAKDGIFVEDKDSPYVNLIVTREDNKDAENVKKFIQAYQSEEVYQEANKVFNGGAVKGW, translated from the coding sequence ATGGCGTTTAAATTTAAGACCTTCGCAGCAGTAGGCGCACTGATTGGCTCGCTGGCACTGGTGGGTTGCGGTCAGGACGAAAAAGATCCAAACCACATCAAAGTAGGCGTTATCGTCGGTGCAGAACAGCAGGTTGCTGAGGCCGCGCAGAAAATCGCTAAAGAGAAATATGGCCTGGACGTTGAACTGGTGACCTTCAACGATTACGTTCTGCCGAACGAAGCGCTGAGCAAAGGCGACATTGACGCTAACGCCTTCCAGCATAAACCGTACCTGGATCAGCAGATCAAAGATCGCGGCTACAAACTGGTTGCTGTCGGTAACACCTTCGTTTACCCGATTGCCGGCTACTCCAAGAAAATTAAATCTCTGGATGAACTCCAGCCGGGTTCACAGGTTGCCGTCCCTAACGACCCAACCAACCTTGGCCGTTCCCTGCTTCTGCTACAGAAAGTGGGCCTGATTAAACTGAAAGAAGGCGTTGGCCTGTTACCGACCGTTCTGGACGTAACCGAAAACCCGAAAAATCTGAAAATTGTTGAGCTGGAAGCACCACAGCTGCCACGTTCTCTGGACGATGCGCAGATCGCCCTGGCCGTGATCAACACCACTTACGCCAGCCAGATCGGCCTGACCCCAGCGAAAGATGGCATCTTCGTTGAAGATAAAGATTCCCCGTACGTCAACCTGATCGTGACTCGCGAAGACAACAAAGACGCGGAGAATGTGAAGAAATTCATACAGGCATATCAGTCTGAAGAAGTGTACCAGGAAGCCAATAAGGTGTTTAACGGCGGCGCGGTTAAAGGCTGGTAA
- a CDS encoding methionine ABC transporter permease MetI, whose protein sequence is MSEPMMWLLVRGVWETLAMTFVSGFFGFVIGLPVGVLLYVTRPGQIIENAKLYRTLSALVNIFRSIPFIILLVWMIPFTRVIVGTSIGLQAAIVPLTVGAAPFIARMVENALLEIPTGLIEASRAMGATPMQIVRKVLLPEALPGLVNAATITLITLVGYSAMGGAVGAGGLGQIGYQYGYIGYNATVMNTVLVLLVVLVYLIQFSGDRIVRAVTHK, encoded by the coding sequence ATGTCTGAGCCGATGATGTGGCTACTGGTTCGCGGCGTTTGGGAAACGCTGGCAATGACCTTCGTATCGGGCTTCTTTGGTTTTGTGATTGGGCTGCCGGTCGGCGTGTTGCTGTACGTCACGCGCCCGGGACAAATTATTGAAAACGCGAAGCTGTATCGCACGCTCTCTGCGCTGGTGAACATTTTCCGGTCTATTCCGTTCATTATTCTGCTGGTGTGGATGATTCCGTTTACTCGCGTGATCGTCGGGACGTCGATTGGTTTGCAGGCGGCAATTGTCCCGCTGACAGTAGGCGCGGCACCGTTTATCGCCCGTATGGTGGAAAACGCCCTGCTGGAAATCCCAACAGGCCTGATTGAAGCTTCCCGCGCGATGGGTGCAACACCAATGCAGATCGTTCGCAAAGTTCTGCTGCCAGAGGCGCTGCCTGGGCTGGTGAACGCAGCAACCATCACGCTTATCACCCTGGTCGGTTATTCCGCAATGGGCGGCGCCGTAGGTGCTGGCGGTTTAGGCCAGATTGGCTATCAGTACGGCTATATTGGCTATAACGCTACCGTAATGAATACCGTTCTGGTATTGCTGGTTGTGCTGGTTTACTTAATTCAATTCTCTGGCGATCGTATCGTCCGGGCTGTTACGCATAAATAA